The Setaria italica strain Yugu1 chromosome IX, Setaria_italica_v2.0, whole genome shotgun sequence genome has a window encoding:
- the LOC101762172 gene encoding LOW QUALITY PROTEIN: probable RNA helicase SDE3 (The sequence of the model RefSeq protein was modified relative to this genomic sequence to represent the inferred CDS: inserted 1 base in 1 codon) codes for MGTYLKNYSDDEFSVAGEKPEVEFMDYQNDDTLQDYASEDGPVIVTVPFPFEDGKPKSVLVGETSTDTISIENTSSESVTLWSVRIFSSNPENSYVLSMMRPPLNDANEEAKQDFLGLTSVEDRSLLPGHTLTIWLSCMPKDIGLHTSIVHVDIGDEKIERVAFLLADDNISKALLSEEPYSRRRGQNKKFEPAPIVPGCRPTRQHAQGFKYKLPQFAIPAHIRELIESKQRPDVLSEELSMINYAQFFSTLLVMEELNLEEEMRAYDMEGVSMRRRGRNFLSLEVPGLAERRPSLVQGDFIVARYARNDSRPYQGFIHKVEADEIFLQFDNQFHLNHHDRNQYHVSFTYNRVNMRRLYKSIHEAEFLGPDILFPCQSPCRALKRWPFKPLNPHINTEQADAVAMILGCRGVPPYVIYGPPGTGKTMTIIEAILQLYTAKKKANILICAASNTAADHVLEKLLLASYLIRPSDIFRLNAQSRQYEDVNSDFIRFCFFEDRVFKCPPLQALLQYKIVISTYMSSSLLLAEGIRRGHFTHIFLDEAGQASEPEAMVPLSGLCGRNTVVVLAGDPMQLGPVVYSKQAEKDGLGISYLQRLLFDFEPYETGNPNYVTKLVRNYRCHPAILELPSELFYGGELIACKEDEASPAYDCIGLPNKSFPVLFVGIQGCDEREGTNPSWFNRIEVSKVVSXIRNLTKGGTVSEADIGVITPYRQQVAKIKKALEAFEMPDLKVGSVEQFQGQEREVIIISTVRSTVKHNEFDKFFNLGFLSNYKRFNVAITRAKSLLVIVGNPHIITKDRHWDRLLRYCADNGSYQGCPLPPPESYSYSDETKYDEDQGGPAGWDYNQEATSYNCNQEATSYNCNQEPSDSGYRGDNDAKSAATNNRTKWSEELPEDENQPFNNAEADPEEEMPKQRVEEGAEQGDVQPNDQCSTNDDQVHDAYPAKYTFPPGWCDISGIPASGWD; via the exons ATGGGGACTTATCTGAAGAATTATTCAGATGATGAATTTTCAGTGGCTGGTGAGAAACCAGAAGTAGAATTCATGGATTACCAAAATGATGACACTCTTCAAGATTATGCATCTGAAGATGGTCCTGTGATTGTTACAGTTCCTTTCCCTTTTGAGGATGGCAAACCAAAATCTGTCCTTGTTGGAGAAACATCGACTGACACCATCAGCATTGAGAATACCTCTTCTGAATCTGTAACTTTGTGGAGTGTAAGAATATTCTCTTCAAATCCGGAAAACAGCTATGTGTTATCAATGATGAGACCACCACTAAATGATGCTAACGAGGAGGCAAAGCAGGATTTTCTTGGTTTGACCTCAGTGGAAGACCGTTCACTTTTGCCTGGACATACCCTTACAATTTGGCTTTCTTGTATGCCAAAAGATATTGGTTTGCACACATCAATCGTGCATGTTGATATTGGTGATGAGAAGATTGAGCGTGTGGCTTTTCTATTGGCAGATGACAATATCTCTAAGGCCTTATTGTCAGAAGAACCTTATTCCAGGAGACGCGGTCAAAATAAGAAATTTGAGCCTGCTCCAATTGTGCCAGGTTGCCGTCCAACTCGGCAACACGCTCAAGGATTCAAATATAAGCTTCCCCAGTTTGCAATACCTGCACATATCCGAGAGCTCATTGAAAGTAAACAGAGACCTGATGTCCTATCCGAAGAGTTGAGCATGATAAACTATGCACAATTTTTCAGCACTCTTTTAGTCATGGAAGAACTTAATTTAGAG GAGGAGATGAGAGCATATGACATGGAGGGTGTCTCAATGAGAAGGAGGGGTAGGAACTTTTTGTCTCTTGAGGTCCCTGGTTTGGCAGAACGAAGGCCATCATTAGTCCAAGGAGATTTCATAGTTGCTAGATATGCTAGGAATGATTCTCGGCCTTACCAA GGTTTCATTCACAAGGTTGAAGCTGATGAGATATTTTTACAATTTGACAACCAGTTCCACCTTAATCACCATGACAGGAACCAGTACCATGTTAGCTTCACATATAACAGAGTGAACATGAGAAGGCTATACAAATCGATTCATGAAGCAGAGTTTTTGGGACCTGAcattttatttccttgccaatcaccTTGTAGAGCTTTGAAAAGGTGGCCATTTAAGCCTCTGAATCCACATATAAATACCGAGCAAGCTGATGCTGTTGCAATGATACTTGGCTGCAGAGGTGTTCCACCATATGTGATATATGGACCTCCAGGAACTGGCAAGACCATGACCATTATAGAGGCTATTTTGCAGCTTTATACAGCCAAGAAGAAGGCAAATATTCTCATTTGTGCTGCTTCCAATACTGCAGCTGACCATGTACTGGAAAAACTCCTCCTTGCTAGCTATCTGATCCGCCCAAGTGACATCTTTAGGCTAAATGCTCAGAGCCGTCAATATGAGGATGTCAATTCGGATTTTATCCGGTTTTGCTTCTTTGAAGATCGGGTATTCAAGTGCCCTCCATTGCAAGCATTGCTGCAGTACAAGATAGTTATATCGACCTACATGAGCTCATCTCTGCTGCTGGCTGAGGGTATTCGCCGAGGGCATTTCACACACATTTTCTTGGATGAGGCTGGTCAAGCCTCTGAACCAGAGGCGATGGTTCCTTTGTCAGGGTTGTGTGGAAGAAACACTGTAGTTGTGTTAGCAGGAGATCCGATGCAATTAGGGCCGGTGGTTTATTCTAAGCAAGCGGAGAAAGATGGTCTGGGGATATCATATCTGCAAAGGCTGCTTTTTGACTTCGAGCCGTACGAAACAGGGAATCCTAACTATGTAACAAAACTGGTGAGGAATTATCGGTGCCATCCTGCAATCTTAGAGCTACCATCAGAGCTTTTCTATGGGGGTGAACTGATCGCCTGTAAAGAAGATGAGGCATCACCTGCTTACGATTGCATTGGCCTTCCTAACAAGTCCTTCCCTGTTCTTTTTGTTGGAATCCAAGGATGTGATGAGAGGGAAGGCACCAATCCATCATGGTTCAATAGAATTGAAGTCAGTAAAGTAGTAA ATATCAGAAACCTTACAAAGGGTGGTACTGTTAGTGAAGCTGATATAGGAGTAATCACTCCATACCGTCAGCAAGTTGCCAAGATAAAGAAAGCCCTAGAGGCATTTGAAATGCCAGACTTGAAAGTTGGAAGTGTCGAACAATTCCAGGGCCAAGAGAGGGAAGTAATAATCATCTCTACAGTCAGGTCAACTGTAAAGCATAACGAGTTTGACAAATTCTTCAACCTGGGATTCTTGAGCAACTATAAAAGGTTCAACGTTGCAATCACTCGTGCAAAATCGTTGCTCGTCATCGTTGGAAACCCACACATCATCACCAAG GATCGGCACTGGGATAGGCTCCTGCGATACTGTGCAGATAATGGTTCTTACCAAGGATGCCCACTTCCACCACCTGAGTCTTATTCTTATTCAGACGAAACCAAGTACGACGAAGACCAAGGTGGACCTGCTGGGTGGGACTACAACCAAGAAGCTACCAGTTACAACTGCAACCAAGAAGCTACCAGTTACAACTGCAACCAAGAACCATCTGACTCTGGTTACAGAGGTGACAATGATGCTAAATCTGCTGCTACCAACAACAGAACGAAATGGTCCGAGGAGTTGCCCGAGGATGAGAACCAGCCATTCAACAACGCCGAAGCAGACCCTGAGGAGGAGATGCCGAAGCAGCGCGTCGAGGAAGGGGCTGAGCAGGGAGACGTGCAGCCCAACGACCAGTGCTCGACCAATGACGACCAGGTCCATGATGCTTACCCGGCGAAGTACACCTTCCCTCCTGGTTGGTGCGACATTTCAGGCATCCCAGCATCAGGCTGGGACTAG
- the LOC101762575 gene encoding uncharacterized protein LOC101762575, with product MEAAVECAKCECCGLVEDCTRDYILGVRAAFGGRWLCGLCSEAVRDEAARGTTATKPRGPGAGAGAAGAAGLEEALRDHMAFCGKCRRSPAFRVADGMRQMLRRCSK from the coding sequence ATGGAGGCAGCAGTAGAGTGCGCCAAGTGCGAGTGCTGCGGCCTGGTAGAGGACTGCACCCGTGATTACATCCTGGGCGTGCGCGCCGCCTTCGGCGGGCGGTGGCTCTGCGGCCTCTGCTCGGAGGCGGTGCGGGACGAGGCGGCGAGGGGCACGACGGCGACGAAGCCGAGGGGCcctggcgctggcgctggcgccgccggcgcggcggggctggAGGAGGCGCTCAGGGACCACATGGCCTTCTGCGGCAAGTGCCGGCGGAGCCCCGCGTTCCGGGTCGCCGACGGCATGCGGCAGATGCTGCGGAGGTGCTCCAAGTGA